A section of the Choristoneura fumiferana chromosome 5, NRCan_CFum_1, whole genome shotgun sequence genome encodes:
- the LOC141428275 gene encoding uncharacterized protein isoform X1 codes for MDENNVAVLAILDDQCAPSGSPYKSNMPMPTYNQTHTITTIPPHEEPEPSETNKQNVIWTKNATLMLLSLYETKMHVMDNPKKKTKMWKSIAEELRSLNVEVTPDQVRWKINALTKKYKDCIESGQGQISFKYFNEMHQILGRFSDDSVTYRLASGVIQNQEDADRDSSSFGKKRKTTAPFRNLRLEQRAKIQLDKQWVEYLKRQEEQKLVRDERYERSLKLREEELQLRRKELEMKQTLAFKRLQLKEKKQEEILRIEREKCELLRKLLADQ; via the exons ATGGATGAAAATAATGTTGCCGTCTTGGCCATTTTAGATGATCaat GTGCACCATCAGGATCGCCATATAAATCCAATATGCCTATGCCTACATACAATCAGACACACACCATAACAACCATTCCCCCACATGAAGAACCCGAACCCAGTGAAACCAATAAACAAA ATGTTATTTGGACCAAGAATGCAACTTTAATGCTTTTAAGTTTATATGAAACTAAGATGCATGTAATGGATAAtccaaaaaagaaaacaaaaatgtgGAAGTCTATAGCAGAAGAATTGAGATCACTGAATGTTGag gTAACCCCAGATCAAGTTAGATGGAAAATAAATgcacttacaaaaaaatataaagattgcATTGAGAGTGGACAGGGCcaaatttcttttaaatatttcaatgaAATGCATCAAATTCTTGGTAGATTCAGTGATGATAGTGTTACATACAGACTAGCATCAGGAGTAATACAAAACCAAGAGGATGCTGATAGAGATTCATCATCATttggtaaaaaaagaaaaacaacagCACCATTTAGAAACTTAAGATTGGAACAAAGAGCCAAAATCCAACTAGATAAACAATGGGTAGAATATTTGAAGCGGCAAGAAGAACAAAAATTAGTAAGAGATGAAAGATATGAGAGAAGTTTAAAATTAAGAGAAGAAGAATTACAGCTTCGAAGAAAAGAGCTAGAAATGAAACAAACGTTAGCATTTAAAAGGTTGCAGTTAAAAGAGAAAAAACAAGAAGAGATTTTAAGAATAGAAAGGGAAAAGTGTGAATTGTTGAGAAAATTATTGGCTGATCAATGA
- the LOC141428275 gene encoding uncharacterized protein isoform X2 — MRSVQKDIYGAPSGSPYKSNMPMPTYNQTHTITTIPPHEEPEPSETNKQNVIWTKNATLMLLSLYETKMHVMDNPKKKTKMWKSIAEELRSLNVEVTPDQVRWKINALTKKYKDCIESGQGQISFKYFNEMHQILGRFSDDSVTYRLASGVIQNQEDADRDSSSFGKKRKTTAPFRNLRLEQRAKIQLDKQWVEYLKRQEEQKLVRDERYERSLKLREEELQLRRKELEMKQTLAFKRLQLKEKKQEEILRIEREKCELLRKLLADQ, encoded by the exons ATGAGATCTGTGCAGAAGGACATTTAcg GTGCACCATCAGGATCGCCATATAAATCCAATATGCCTATGCCTACATACAATCAGACACACACCATAACAACCATTCCCCCACATGAAGAACCCGAACCCAGTGAAACCAATAAACAAA ATGTTATTTGGACCAAGAATGCAACTTTAATGCTTTTAAGTTTATATGAAACTAAGATGCATGTAATGGATAAtccaaaaaagaaaacaaaaatgtgGAAGTCTATAGCAGAAGAATTGAGATCACTGAATGTTGag gTAACCCCAGATCAAGTTAGATGGAAAATAAATgcacttacaaaaaaatataaagattgcATTGAGAGTGGACAGGGCcaaatttcttttaaatatttcaatgaAATGCATCAAATTCTTGGTAGATTCAGTGATGATAGTGTTACATACAGACTAGCATCAGGAGTAATACAAAACCAAGAGGATGCTGATAGAGATTCATCATCATttggtaaaaaaagaaaaacaacagCACCATTTAGAAACTTAAGATTGGAACAAAGAGCCAAAATCCAACTAGATAAACAATGGGTAGAATATTTGAAGCGGCAAGAAGAACAAAAATTAGTAAGAGATGAAAGATATGAGAGAAGTTTAAAATTAAGAGAAGAAGAATTACAGCTTCGAAGAAAAGAGCTAGAAATGAAACAAACGTTAGCATTTAAAAGGTTGCAGTTAAAAGAGAAAAAACAAGAAGAGATTTTAAGAATAGAAAGGGAAAAGTGTGAATTGTTGAGAAAATTATTGGCTGATCAATGA